A stretch of the Synechocystis sp. PCC 7338 genome encodes the following:
- the sppA gene encoding signal peptide peptidase SppA, with product MIWPFKTSTRKKIARIEVTGAIAGGTRKAVLKALKTVEEKKYPALLVRIDSPGGTIVDSQEIYTKLKQLSEKIKVVASFGNISASGGVYIAMGCPHIMANAGTITGSIGVILRGNNLERLLEKVGVSFKVIKSGPYKDILSFDRELLPEEQSILQALIDDSYGQFVSTVAAGRNLAVEKVKEFADGRIFTGQQALELGLVDRLGTEEEARQWAATLAGLDPDKAELDTIEDPKPFLKRLTSGDSQLQIMADNLGLTETLKWCEFEVSTSGQPLWLYR from the coding sequence ATGATTTGGCCCTTCAAAACCAGTACCCGTAAAAAAATTGCTCGCATTGAAGTAACCGGGGCGATCGCCGGTGGAACCCGCAAAGCAGTGTTGAAGGCTCTCAAGACGGTGGAAGAAAAAAAATATCCTGCCCTATTAGTCCGCATCGACTCCCCTGGGGGCACAATAGTGGATTCCCAGGAAATTTACACCAAATTAAAGCAATTAAGTGAAAAAATCAAAGTTGTTGCCAGTTTTGGTAACATTTCCGCTTCTGGGGGTGTATATATCGCCATGGGTTGTCCTCACATCATGGCCAACGCTGGCACCATCACCGGCAGTATTGGCGTAATTTTAAGGGGCAATAACCTGGAGAGATTGCTAGAGAAAGTGGGGGTTTCTTTTAAGGTGATTAAGTCAGGGCCCTATAAAGATATTTTGTCCTTTGACCGGGAATTACTGCCGGAGGAACAGTCTATTTTGCAGGCTTTGATTGATGACAGCTACGGGCAATTTGTTTCCACGGTGGCGGCGGGGCGCAATTTGGCAGTGGAAAAAGTCAAAGAATTTGCCGACGGACGAATTTTTACCGGGCAACAGGCCTTGGAATTGGGTTTAGTTGATCGCCTGGGCACAGAGGAGGAGGCCAGGCAATGGGCGGCTACTTTGGCGGGCTTGGATCCAGACAAAGCAGAACTGGATACCATTGAAGACCCCAAACCTTTCCTCAAAAGACTCACCAGTGGCGACAGCCAACTACAGATCATGGCCGATAACCTTGGTTTAACGGAAACCTTGAAATGGTGTGAATTTGAGGTATCCACTAGCGGCCAACCCCTCTGGCTTTACCGATGA
- the recG gene encoding ATP-dependent DNA helicase RecG, with translation MKQSNLVEVSVSVDWPRLQKALTVEVERGFQNLQGKQHRFGDFLCLSFGSPPPPGTPPVDRQKWREFAQRFAQYDQLEQAERKSLVASTRRFLHQLRRSLESPCVDAVGKTAPPALVNRPRVSESRRSQSSRVELHTPLATVLSQSQHQTKLLNSLGLATAEDLLFYFPRDYLDYAQQVTIAELTAGETVTIVGRVVNCTCFTSPKNQNLTILQIQLRDQTGRIKLSRFYAGRRFAHRAWQETLKKLYPPHAVVAASGLVKANKFGLTLDNPEIEVLDRHSPSIDSFKVGRVLPVYPLTEGLTADFLRKLVLACQPAIAQLSDPLPREIRAKYELIDLKTAIAQIHFPDNGEQLSLARRRLVFDEFFYLQLGFLQRRYEQKQQQQSAIFTPSGELLEKFSDLLPFRLTQAQQRVVNEILEDLSQSSPMNRLVQGDVGSGKTVVGVFAILAALQGGYQAALMAPTEVLAEQHYQKLVGWFNLLHLPVELLTGSTKTAKRREIHGHLATGQLPLLVGTHALIREPVNFQRLGLVVIDEQHRFGVQQRAKLLAKGNAPHVLSMTATPIPRTLALTLHGDLEVSQIDELPPGRQPIRTSVITTKERPQMYELIRREVAQGRQVYIIFPAIEQSEKLDIKAAVEEHKHLSEKIFPNFNIGLLHGRLKSTEKEAVLQAFREKVTEIIVSTTVIEVGVDVPNATVMVIENAERFGLSQLHQLRGRVGRGSHQSHCLLVTNSKSPDARQRLGVMEQSQDGFFIAEMDLRLRGPGEFLGTKQSGLPDFALASLVEDQDVLLMAREAAEQLIVEDPSLAQYPNLKTKLAQRYEKLLRGEILT, from the coding sequence ATTAAACAAAGCAACTTAGTTGAGGTATCTGTGTCCGTTGATTGGCCTCGTTTACAGAAGGCTTTGACCGTAGAAGTGGAGCGGGGCTTTCAGAATTTGCAGGGTAAACAGCACCGCTTTGGAGACTTCCTTTGTTTGAGTTTTGGCAGTCCTCCCCCCCCTGGTACTCCCCCGGTTGATCGCCAAAAGTGGCGAGAGTTTGCCCAAAGGTTTGCCCAGTACGATCAACTGGAGCAGGCGGAAAGAAAAAGTTTAGTGGCCAGTACCCGTCGTTTTTTACATCAATTGCGCCGCAGTTTGGAATCTCCCTGTGTCGATGCGGTCGGGAAAACGGCTCCCCCAGCCCTGGTCAATCGTCCCCGGGTTTCTGAGTCCCGTCGCTCTCAATCAAGTCGGGTTGAACTCCACACCCCCTTAGCAACCGTACTTTCCCAGAGCCAACATCAAACTAAATTGCTCAACAGCCTGGGTTTGGCCACGGCCGAAGATTTGCTGTTCTATTTCCCCAGGGATTATTTGGACTATGCCCAACAGGTAACCATTGCTGAATTAACAGCGGGGGAAACGGTAACCATTGTGGGGCGGGTGGTAAATTGCACTTGTTTTACCAGTCCCAAAAATCAGAATTTAACTATTCTGCAAATCCAGTTGCGGGATCAGACGGGGCGCATCAAACTATCCCGTTTCTACGCTGGCAGACGTTTTGCCCATCGAGCTTGGCAGGAAACCCTTAAAAAACTTTACCCCCCCCATGCCGTCGTGGCCGCTTCCGGTTTGGTCAAAGCCAATAAATTTGGTCTGACCCTGGATAATCCGGAAATTGAGGTGCTCGATCGCCATAGTCCTAGCATTGACTCTTTTAAAGTGGGTCGGGTGTTACCCGTTTATCCCCTCACCGAAGGTCTAACAGCGGATTTTTTACGGAAATTGGTTTTAGCTTGTCAACCGGCGATCGCCCAATTGTCCGATCCTTTACCGAGGGAAATTCGAGCAAAGTATGAATTAATTGATTTAAAAACTGCCATTGCCCAAATCCATTTTCCTGACAATGGGGAACAGCTAAGTTTAGCAAGAAGGCGATTAGTGTTTGATGAATTTTTTTATTTACAATTAGGATTTTTGCAAAGACGTTACGAACAAAAACAACAACAACAGAGCGCTATTTTTACGCCCAGCGGTGAATTGTTAGAAAAATTTAGTGATTTGCTACCCTTCCGTTTAACCCAAGCCCAACAGCGGGTAGTCAATGAAATTCTAGAGGATTTAAGTCAATCTAGCCCCATGAATCGCCTCGTCCAGGGAGATGTGGGATCGGGGAAAACTGTGGTGGGGGTCTTCGCAATTTTAGCCGCTCTCCAAGGGGGTTACCAAGCGGCCCTGATGGCACCCACGGAAGTCTTGGCGGAACAACATTATCAAAAGTTGGTGGGTTGGTTTAATTTGCTCCATTTGCCGGTGGAATTGTTAACTGGATCCACTAAAACTGCCAAAAGAAGGGAAATCCACGGCCATTTAGCCACGGGTCAATTACCCTTACTAGTGGGAACCCATGCTCTCATTCGAGAGCCGGTTAATTTCCAGCGCCTAGGTTTAGTGGTCATTGATGAACAACACCGTTTTGGAGTGCAGCAACGGGCCAAATTGTTAGCCAAAGGCAATGCTCCCCACGTACTGAGCATGACCGCCACCCCCATTCCCCGCACCCTTGCTTTAACGCTCCATGGAGATTTGGAAGTGAGCCAAATTGATGAATTGCCCCCCGGCCGTCAGCCCATTCGCACCAGTGTGATCACCACCAAGGAACGGCCCCAAATGTACGAACTGATTCGACGGGAAGTGGCCCAGGGTCGTCAGGTTTATATTATTTTTCCGGCAATCGAACAATCGGAAAAGTTAGATATCAAAGCAGCGGTGGAAGAGCATAAACATTTAAGTGAAAAAATTTTTCCTAACTTTAACATCGGTCTTTTGCACGGTCGATTAAAAAGCACAGAAAAAGAAGCAGTATTACAAGCTTTTCGAGAAAAAGTGACGGAAATTATTGTTTCCACCACAGTGATTGAAGTAGGGGTGGATGTGCCCAATGCCACCGTCATGGTAATTGAGAATGCTGAACGTTTTGGCCTTTCCCAACTGCACCAATTACGGGGTCGGGTAGGGAGGGGAAGCCACCAGTCCCATTGTTTATTGGTGACCAATAGCAAAAGTCCCGATGCCCGGCAAAGATTAGGGGTAATGGAACAGTCCCAAGATGGATTTTTCATTGCAGAAATGGATTTACGTCTGCGAGGGCCGGGGGAATTTTTGGGCACCAAGCAGTCAGGATTACCGGATTTTGCCCTAGCAAGTTTGGTGGAAGACCAGGATGTTTTATTGATGGCCAGAGAAGCGGCAGAACAACTAATTGTCGAAGATCCATCCTTAGCTCAATATCCCAATTTAAAAACTAAATTAGCTCAGAGGTATGAAAAGTTATTGAGGGGAGAAATATTAACCTAA
- a CDS encoding RusA family crossover junction endodeoxyribonuclease has translation MNGPPVSQQARRRERLRAWKIMVREEAEKYWPPEQKAAIGPIMLKITYFYDSVAIDVDNIVKPIQDAIIGLAYIDDDQVTDVLVSKRNLLGNFRVENMTPTLAEGFSRGNEFLHIVVSEAPDQEVVI, from the coding sequence GTGAATGGACCTCCTGTATCACAACAAGCTCGTAGACGTGAACGTCTCAGGGCGTGGAAAATAATGGTGCGGGAAGAAGCGGAGAAATACTGGCCACCAGAGCAAAAAGCAGCCATTGGCCCAATCATGCTGAAAATAACCTATTTTTATGATTCTGTTGCTATAGATGTGGACAATATTGTCAAGCCAATTCAGGATGCCATAATTGGATTAGCTTACATTGACGATGATCAAGTTACTGACGTTCTTGTCAGTAAGCGGAATTTGTTAGGTAACTTTAGAGTAGAAAACATGACACCGACTCTAGCAGAAGGATTTTCCCGTGGAAACGAATTTTTGCATATTGTCGTAAGTGAGGCTCCTGATCAAGAGGTAGTTATCTAA